The following coding sequences are from one Chloroflexota bacterium window:
- a CDS encoding iron ABC transporter permease yields the protein MRSILREPSVVVTLSVLVGLMLLFIIYPQVQVVLVPGFKGYVEFLSEGMWLIPLQNSFLTMLLSTTTAVTLGFIYAYAMVYSKMPWKPFFRLIGILPLLSPPFVVAASYILLFGPRGIISYYVFGQTPNILGLGGLWGVQTIAFFPFAYQLIADVLARSDARMEQAARNLGASYWDVFRTITLPMARPGLAAAILTTAIYILEDFGNPALIAGRFTVLPTQAYGLISGFGDVVGAAVVSTILLLIALSMYLTKLRLEGRQSFVTISGKSSSIPHPPVPRVLNMACFVACLILAGLVLMVYGVLLVSALVEAFPANWTFTTKHFAYLGANSLSLRNTFVYGGIAASVCALYAMVLGFLVQRHEWPGRRIVDFIAIMPAAVPGIFFGIGYATAFNYRWLDWLDRGTLIMISMIFWNIPVGFQAAVAGLQQIDRSLDEAATSLGASTLRGFRDILFPLLGSSLLTGFVTAFVRAVTTLSVIIFLFTPGTTVATITIFQLVNDFNWGGATAFTVSVIGMAVVVVVSVWIISGRRAGLQKT from the coding sequence ATGCGTAGCATCCTGCGTGAGCCATCGGTCGTCGTTACATTGAGCGTCCTCGTCGGGTTGATGTTGCTGTTCATCATCTACCCGCAAGTTCAAGTCGTCCTCGTCCCCGGTTTCAAAGGGTACGTTGAATTTCTGAGCGAAGGCATGTGGCTCATTCCGCTTCAGAATTCGTTCCTCACGATGCTCCTCTCGACGACGACCGCGGTCACACTCGGTTTCATCTACGCGTACGCGATGGTGTACAGCAAGATGCCGTGGAAGCCGTTCTTTCGACTCATCGGCATCTTGCCTTTGCTCTCGCCGCCGTTCGTCGTCGCGGCGAGTTACATTTTGCTCTTCGGTCCGCGCGGCATTATTTCGTATTACGTCTTTGGACAGACACCGAACATCCTGGGTCTGGGTGGCTTGTGGGGCGTGCAAACGATTGCGTTCTTTCCGTTCGCGTACCAACTCATCGCCGATGTGCTTGCGCGCAGTGACGCGCGAATGGAGCAAGCCGCGCGCAATCTCGGTGCAAGTTACTGGGACGTGTTTCGCACGATCACGCTGCCGATGGCGCGCCCTGGTCTCGCCGCCGCGATTTTGACGACCGCGATTTACATCCTCGAAGATTTCGGCAACCCCGCGCTCATCGCCGGACGATTCACCGTTTTGCCGACGCAAGCGTACGGACTCATCTCCGGTTTTGGCGATGTCGTCGGCGCGGCAGTCGTGAGCACAATTCTCCTTTTGATTGCGCTCTCGATGTACCTCACCAAGTTGCGTTTGGAAGGTCGGCAATCGTTCGTTACGATCAGCGGCAAGTCCTCTTCGATTCCGCATCCGCCAGTACCGCGCGTGCTCAACATGGCTTGCTTTGTCGCGTGCTTAATCCTCGCTGGACTTGTCTTGATGGTGTACGGCGTACTCCTCGTCAGCGCGCTCGTCGAGGCGTTCCCGGCGAATTGGACGTTCACGACGAAGCACTTTGCGTACCTGGGTGCGAACTCGCTCTCGCTCCGCAACACGTTTGTTTACGGCGGCATCGCCGCGAGTGTGTGCGCGTTGTACGCGATGGTGCTCGGCTTTCTCGTTCAGCGGCACGAGTGGCCCGGTCGGCGCATCGTGGATTTCATCGCGATCATGCCGGCGGCAGTCCCAGGAATTTTCTTTGGCATCGGCTACGCGACTGCGTTCAACTATCGCTGGCTCGATTGGTTGGATCGCGGCACGCTGATTATGATCTCGATGATTTTTTGGAACATCCCGGTTGGTTTTCAAGCGGCGGTCGCGGGCTTGCAACAGATTGATCGCTCGCTCGACGAAGCCGCGACGAGTTTGGGCGCGAGCACGCTGCGCGGTTTTCGCGACATTTTATTTCCGCTGCTCGGCAGTTCGCTGTTAACCGGCTTTGTGACCGCGTTCGTGCGCGCGGTGACGACGCTCTCGGTGATCATTTTCCTGTTCACACCCGGCACAACCGTCGCGACGATTACGATTTTCCAACTCGTGAACGATTTCAATTGGGGCGGCGCAACCGCGTTCACCGTGTCGGTGATTGGGATGGCGGTGGTTGTGGTTGTGAGCGTGTGGATCATCAGCGGACGCAGGGCTGGGTTGCAGAAGACATAG
- a CDS encoding ABC transporter substrate-binding protein — translation MDEKKWSPTMNRREFLRVLGAGIALTATGGLLEACTTPAQPAAMSKPTGKLSVYSALNETTNNEFVKAFQAAYPGVTVELLPLAAAGELQTRIRTEKNSPKCDVFVGGSSEFHDPLGKEGLLEAYKSPNAAALDAQFKEASGLWTGWYIGVFSFLYNTDRYAKEMANVKKPTTWDDLLDPVWKGKLAYPDPIKTGGGYIFIATQVFRFNKDEDKAMEFMKKLHANIGQYTGTSPQAIQLVGQGQFVGAVNWAHDILTAKSQGNPIDLVVPENTGFEVGGVSIVKGGPNTTAAKAFVDWVLTKEAGELNVKLSNRGSVRTDVPPAPGAPTLDKVKLVQYDRQWATDNKDRLLKKWQATVGV, via the coding sequence ATGGACGAAAAGAAATGGTCACCGACGATGAATCGCCGCGAGTTTCTGCGCGTGCTCGGCGCAGGCATCGCGCTCACGGCAACCGGCGGATTGCTTGAAGCGTGCACGACCCCTGCCCAACCGGCGGCGATGTCGAAACCGACCGGCAAACTCTCCGTGTACTCCGCGCTGAACGAAACGACGAACAACGAATTCGTCAAAGCGTTCCAAGCCGCGTACCCCGGCGTCACGGTTGAATTGTTGCCCCTTGCCGCGGCGGGCGAACTGCAAACGCGCATTCGCACCGAAAAGAATTCCCCCAAATGCGACGTCTTTGTCGGCGGGTCCAGCGAGTTTCACGACCCACTTGGCAAAGAAGGTTTGCTCGAAGCGTACAAATCGCCGAACGCCGCCGCGCTCGACGCGCAATTCAAAGAAGCAAGCGGACTGTGGACGGGTTGGTATATCGGCGTTTTCAGTTTCCTCTACAACACCGATCGCTACGCCAAAGAAATGGCGAACGTCAAAAAGCCGACGACCTGGGATGATTTGCTCGATCCGGTATGGAAAGGCAAACTTGCCTATCCCGATCCGATCAAGACCGGCGGCGGCTACATTTTTATCGCGACCCAGGTTTTCCGTTTCAACAAAGACGAAGACAAGGCGATGGAGTTTATGAAGAAACTCCACGCGAACATTGGACAATACACCGGCACTTCACCGCAAGCGATTCAACTCGTCGGACAAGGGCAATTCGTCGGCGCGGTGAATTGGGCGCACGACATCCTCACCGCGAAATCGCAAGGCAATCCGATTGACCTCGTCGTGCCGGAAAACACTGGCTTTGAAGTGGGCGGCGTGAGCATCGTCAAGGGTGGACCGAACACAACCGCCGCGAAAGCGTTCGTGGACTGGGTGTTGACGAAAGAAGCCGGCGAACTCAACGTGAAACTTTCGAACCGCGGCTCGGTGCGTACGGATGTCCCGCCTGCGCCCGGTGCGCCAACGCTCGACAAAGTGAAACTCGTGCAGTACGATCGTCAATGGGCAACCGACAACAAAGACCGTCTGCTGAAAAAGTGGCAAGCGACGGTTGGAGTCTAG
- a CDS encoding alcohol dehydrogenase catalytic domain-containing protein, whose protein sequence is MKALVLDAKWEPRPDYKVSDWEKQTGKAVTGSSIWRHPKLEVQTVPDPTPGPDDVLLKIKACGVCGSDIHFYEHDKDDYILYPGLTKFPTTTGHEFSGEVVEVGKNVKSLKVGDMVTAEEMIWCGYCTPCRNGFPNHCENLEEIGFTIPGAFAEYLSIGAKYCWKLDAIADRYGSKEKAFEAGSVVEPTSVAYNGIFPRAGGFAPGSFTAVFGAGPIGLASIALCRASGAGLVVAFEVSPNRREIAKKLGADYAYDPREVVPSQVLMELTKGEGVDFCVEAAGAPTKTIPEMEKALAINGKIVQIGRAAERVPMYLETLQVRRGQVYGAQGHSGDAVFPSVIRMMASGRLDMTQMITARYDLPKTVEAIAASGERFHGKITVKP, encoded by the coding sequence ATGAAAGCGTTAGTGCTAGATGCCAAGTGGGAACCCCGTCCGGACTATAAGGTCTCGGACTGGGAAAAGCAAACCGGTAAAGCCGTGACCGGTTCAAGCATTTGGCGGCATCCCAAACTAGAAGTGCAGACCGTTCCCGACCCGACGCCGGGTCCGGATGACGTGCTGCTCAAGATCAAAGCCTGCGGCGTTTGCGGCTCCGACATCCATTTCTACGAACACGACAAGGACGATTACATTCTCTATCCTGGGTTGACCAAATTCCCGACGACGACCGGTCACGAATTTTCCGGCGAAGTCGTCGAGGTCGGCAAGAATGTCAAGAGTCTCAAGGTCGGCGACATGGTGACGGCGGAAGAAATGATCTGGTGCGGTTACTGCACACCGTGCCGCAATGGTTTTCCGAATCACTGCGAGAACTTGGAAGAGATCGGCTTTACGATTCCCGGCGCGTTCGCAGAGTATCTTTCCATCGGCGCGAAATACTGCTGGAAGTTGGACGCGATTGCAGACCGCTACGGCTCGAAGGAAAAAGCGTTCGAAGCCGGCTCGGTCGTCGAGCCGACGAGCGTCGCGTACAACGGCATCTTCCCGCGCGCGGGCGGTTTCGCACCCGGTTCATTCACGGCAGTTTTCGGCGCGGGTCCGATCGGTCTCGCGTCCATCGCGTTGTGCCGCGCATCCGGCGCGGGCTTGGTCGTCGCGTTCGAGGTCTCGCCGAATCGCCGCGAGATCGCCAAGAAACTCGGCGCGGATTACGCGTACGATCCGCGCGAGGTTGTGCCGTCCCAGGTTTTGATGGAGCTGACCAAGGGCGAAGGCGTAGACTTTTGCGTCGAAGCCGCGGGTGCACCGACAAAGACGATTCCCGAAATGGAAAAGGCGCTCGCGATCAACGGCAAGATCGTACAGATTGGTCGCGCGGCAGAGCGCGTGCCGATGTATCTCGAAACGTTGCAAGTGCGACGCGGTCAAGTGTACGGCGCGCAAGGGCACAGCGGCGACGCGGTCTTCCCTAGTGTCATTCGCATGATGGCATCGGGACGACTCGACATGACGCAGATGATCACCGCACGTTACGATTTGCCCAAGACGGTCGAAGCGATTGCCGCATCGGGCGAACGCTTCCACGGCAAGATCACGGTCAAGCCGTAA
- a CDS encoding LacI family DNA-binding transcriptional regulator, producing the protein MRVSIKDIAKSAGVSHSTVSRALADSPLIAERTRARIHRIAQKRGYAPNAIARGLVTQQTRAIGVVVTSIADPFIADVVRGIERVALEQEYRVFLGTSHDEPTREVSLVKALREWRVDGVIVASSRMGGQYQPLLEEIGAPIVLINNQNAEGGHAIHSIAVDDMLGGELATQHLIARGHRVIAYLGGPPDRLSHRERLKGYRRALTRAKIAFDPALTLTGTGRVESGEQVTRLLDLKPTAIFCYNDMTALGALRALKRAGVAVPREVSLVGYDDIALAAYTDPPLTTICQPKDELGGKAMQMLMQLLSGAPVENIKLAVELIVRESTRAI; encoded by the coding sequence ATGCGCGTTTCGATCAAGGACATCGCCAAGTCCGCCGGCGTTTCGCACTCGACCGTGTCGCGCGCGCTGGCGGACAGTCCGCTCATCGCCGAACGCACCCGCGCGCGGATCCACCGCATCGCGCAAAAACGCGGTTACGCCCCTAACGCGATTGCGCGTGGCTTGGTCACACAACAAACGCGCGCGATCGGGGTCGTCGTCACCTCCATCGCCGATCCGTTCATCGCCGACGTGGTGCGCGGCATCGAACGCGTGGCGCTCGAGCAAGAATATCGCGTGTTTTTGGGCACGTCGCACGATGAGCCAACGCGGGAGGTCAGTCTCGTCAAAGCATTGCGCGAGTGGCGCGTGGATGGCGTGATCGTTGCCTCGTCGCGGATGGGTGGGCAGTATCAACCGCTCCTCGAAGAAATCGGCGCGCCCATCGTGCTCATCAACAACCAGAACGCCGAGGGCGGACATGCGATTCACTCGATTGCCGTAGACGACATGCTCGGCGGCGAGTTGGCAACCCAGCATTTGATCGCGCGAGGGCATCGTGTCATCGCGTACCTGGGCGGTCCGCCGGATCGGCTTTCGCATCGCGAACGCTTGAAGGGCTATCGCCGCGCGCTCACCCGCGCAAAAATCGCGTTCGATCCGGCGCTTACGCTCACGGGGACGGGGCGCGTCGAAAGCGGCGAACAAGTGACGCGCTTGCTCGATCTCAAACCAACCGCGATTTTTTGTTACAACGATATGACCGCGCTAGGCGCGTTGCGCGCGCTCAAACGCGCCGGCGTCGCGGTGCCGCGCGAGGTGTCGCTCGTCGGCTACGACGACATTGCGCTCGCCGCGTACACCGATCCGCCGCTGACGACGATCTGTCAACCGAAAGACGAACTCGGCGGCAAAGCGATGCAGATGCTCATGCAATTGCTGAGCGGCGCGCCGGTCGAGAACATCAAACTTGCCGTCGAGTTGATCGTGCGCGAATCTACGCGCGCGATATGA
- a CDS encoding metallophosphoesterase family protein yields MQVLVVSDHVSGYLHTRAVTEYARGVDLILSCGDLPADYLEYITTMLNVPLYYVMGNHGGAGGDRTFPEGGENLDGRVVEYKGLLLAGLEGSMRYNDRPQFQYTDNEMRAKVALLTPALVMNRARYGRYLDVLVTHAPPFGIHDASDLPHRGFKAFGWLIEHYQPRYVLHGHKHVYDTREETITQRGATTIINTYGYRLLVIEPLKTRAAR; encoded by the coding sequence ATGCAGGTCTTGGTGGTGAGCGATCACGTCAGCGGCTATTTGCACACGCGCGCGGTCACGGAATACGCGCGCGGCGTGGATTTGATCTTGTCGTGCGGCGATCTCCCCGCCGATTATCTCGAATACATCACGACCATGCTCAACGTGCCGCTGTATTACGTGATGGGCAATCACGGCGGCGCGGGCGGGGACCGCACGTTTCCCGAAGGCGGCGAAAACCTGGACGGTCGCGTCGTCGAGTACAAAGGATTGTTGCTCGCGGGACTCGAAGGTTCGATGCGCTACAACGACCGACCGCAATTTCAATACACCGACAATGAAATGCGCGCCAAGGTCGCGTTGCTGACGCCGGCGCTCGTGATGAATCGCGCGCGGTACGGACGCTACCTCGACGTGCTAGTCACGCACGCGCCGCCGTTTGGCATTCACGACGCGAGCGATCTGCCGCATCGCGGTTTCAAGGCGTTCGGATGGTTGATTGAACACTACCAGCCGCGTTATGTGTTGCATGGTCACAAGCACGTGTACGACACGCGCGAGGAAACGATCACCCAGCGCGGCGCGACGACGATCATCAACACGTACGGCTATCGCCTGCTTGTCATCGAACCGCTCAAGACCCGCGCGGCGAGATGA
- a CDS encoding LOG family protein has translation MQNHHERVIAVFGGSRPARHTPEYTEAYTVGKLLARAGFVVLNGGFAGTMEASARGARENGGRTIGVISGEFSWLTPNPFLDEVVMRDDLFARIREMHTRADGFVVLKGSMGTLAELAIVWNLAKINGDASKPIVLLGEWWNSILGSWREHLAVTEEETKLLQVVARPEQAIEQITRVLRQEHAPSPRAPSSAT, from the coding sequence ATGCAGAATCATCATGAACGCGTGATCGCCGTCTTTGGCGGCTCACGCCCGGCAAGGCACACGCCCGAGTATACCGAAGCGTATACCGTCGGCAAGTTGCTCGCGCGCGCCGGGTTCGTCGTGTTGAACGGCGGCTTCGCGGGGACGATGGAGGCATCGGCGCGCGGCGCACGCGAAAATGGCGGTCGCACGATTGGCGTGATCTCCGGTGAATTTTCCTGGCTCACGCCGAATCCATTTCTCGACGAAGTTGTGATGCGCGACGATTTGTTCGCGCGCATTCGCGAGATGCACACGCGCGCGGACGGGTTTGTCGTGCTCAAGGGCAGTATGGGCACGCTCGCCGAACTTGCAATTGTGTGGAATCTGGCTAAGATAAACGGCGACGCGTCCAAGCCGATTGTGTTGTTGGGCGAGTGGTGGAATTCGATCCTGGGTTCGTGGCGCGAGCATCTCGCCGTGACCGAAGAGGAAACCAAGTTGTTGCAAGTCGTTGCGCGACCTGAGCAAGCGATAGAACAAATAACGCGCGTGTTGCGCCAGGAACATGCGCCTTCGCCGCGCGCCCCCTCTTCTGCAACCTGA
- a CDS encoding proline--tRNA ligase has protein sequence MRMTKQFSQTLRDTPSEAEVASHQLLLRAGYVRQLGAGIFSALPFARRSLTKIENIMRDEINAMGGQELTMPVIHPADLWKETGRWYAIGDEMGRFTDRGGREMALAMTHEEVVADLARKEIRSYKQLPQLIYHIQTKWRDDPRPRAGLIRVREFTMLDSYSLDADDAGLDAQYRAHYQAYFNIFNRCALDAIAVKADVGMMGGSLSHEYMYLTPIGEDTLMLCDACGSTANRQVARFHKPPAASEASLPLEKIATPDCKTIDALAQLLNIPKSKTAKAVFLLATITEQDHDVEKFVFAVVRGDMDVNETKLANAVRAKDLRPAREDEIRATGATPGYASPIGLRDVIVIVDDAIPGSPNLVAGANDAGYHLLNTNVPRDYAANLVTDIAIANEGDACPNCGNALRAARGVEVGNIFKLGTRYTEVLGARYLAADKQLKPIWMGSYGIGSGRLLACIAEEHHDEYGLCLPITVAPYQVHLVALGNVTAQTESVYAQLRDAGIEVLFDDRDATPGVKFNDADLIGVPLRVTISERSLKQNSAEFKRRTSKDRVSVPLDETVARVRAEIAAMFDEIRARVVPVAFKD, from the coding sequence ATGCGAATGACTAAACAATTCAGCCAGACCTTGCGCGACACACCATCCGAGGCGGAGGTCGCGAGCCATCAATTGCTTTTGCGCGCGGGCTATGTTCGACAACTCGGCGCGGGTATTTTCAGCGCGTTGCCATTCGCGCGCCGGTCGCTCACCAAAATCGAAAACATTATGCGCGATGAAATCAACGCGATGGGCGGTCAAGAGCTGACGATGCCGGTGATTCATCCCGCTGATTTGTGGAAAGAGACCGGGCGCTGGTACGCGATTGGCGACGAGATGGGGCGCTTTACCGACCGCGGCGGACGCGAGATGGCGCTCGCGATGACGCACGAAGAAGTCGTCGCCGATCTCGCACGCAAAGAGATTCGCTCGTACAAACAATTGCCCCAACTCATCTACCACATTCAAACGAAATGGCGCGACGACCCGCGCCCGCGCGCGGGGCTGATTCGCGTGCGCGAGTTTACGATGCTCGACTCGTACTCGCTCGATGCGGACGACGCTGGGTTGGACGCGCAGTACCGCGCGCACTATCAAGCGTACTTTAACATTTTCAATCGCTGTGCGCTCGACGCGATTGCAGTCAAAGCCGATGTCGGAATGATGGGTGGATCGCTGTCGCACGAGTACATGTATCTCACACCGATTGGCGAGGACACGTTGATGTTGTGCGACGCGTGCGGCTCTACCGCGAATCGCCAGGTCGCGCGTTTTCACAAACCGCCCGCCGCGTCCGAAGCATCGTTGCCGCTCGAAAAAATCGCGACGCCGGATTGCAAAACGATTGACGCGCTCGCGCAACTGCTCAATATTCCAAAATCGAAAACCGCCAAAGCCGTGTTCTTGCTGGCGACAATCACGGAACAAGATCACGATGTCGAAAAATTTGTGTTCGCGGTTGTGCGCGGCGATATGGACGTGAACGAAACGAAACTCGCGAACGCGGTGCGAGCCAAAGATTTGCGTCCCGCGCGCGAAGACGAAATCCGCGCGACCGGCGCGACGCCGGGGTACGCCTCGCCCATTGGTTTACGCGATGTCATCGTCATCGTGGACGACGCGATTCCTGGGTCGCCGAATCTCGTCGCCGGCGCGAACGACGCGGGCTATCACTTGCTCAACACGAATGTTCCGCGCGATTACGCGGCGAACCTCGTCACCGATATCGCGATTGCGAACGAGGGCGACGCGTGTCCGAATTGCGGCAACGCGTTGCGCGCCGCGCGCGGCGTCGAAGTCGGCAACATTTTCAAACTCGGCACACGTTACACGGAGGTGCTCGGCGCGCGTTATCTCGCGGCAGACAAACAACTCAAGCCGATTTGGATGGGCTCGTACGGTATCGGCAGCGGGCGCTTGCTCGCGTGCATCGCGGAAGAACATCACGACGAGTACGGCTTGTGCTTGCCGATCACCGTCGCGCCGTATCAAGTTCATCTCGTCGCGCTCGGCAATGTCACCGCGCAAACCGAATCGGTGTACGCGCAACTGCGCGATGCCGGCATCGAGGTCTTGTTCGACGACCGCGACGCGACGCCCGGCGTCAAGTTCAACGACGCGGATTTGATTGGCGTGCCCTTGCGTGTTACAATCAGCGAGCGTTCGCTGAAACAGAACAGCGCCGAGTTCAAGCGACGTACAAGCAAGGATCGCGTCAGCGTTCCGCTCGACGAAACCGTTGCACGCGTGCGCGCAGAAATCGCGGCGATGTTCGACGAGATTCGCGCGCGCGTCGTACCAGTCGCATTCAAAGATTAA
- a CDS encoding proline--tRNA ligase, translating into MADKLTPRSQDFSEWYNQLVLRAELADYGPSRGSMIVRPYGYALWENIQQTLDRGFKKNSVRNAYFPLFIPESFIHKEAEHVEGFAPHLAVVTMAGGQELEEKLIVRPTSETIVNDSVKKWVRSYRDLPILLNLWNSVVRWEMRTKLFLRTSEFLWQEGHTSHATFEEADEFALKMLGVYRDLAENYAALAPIPGRKSESEKFAGAHTTFTLEAMMGDTRALQSCTSHNLGDNFARGFGIQYLAPDNSLKYVWQTSFGLSTRFIGAIIMTHGDDQGLVMPPRIAPTQVVIVPIWRKDEEKARVLQVANNLCAALGDCRVEVDAREGMTPGFKFNEWELRGVPLRIEVGPKDIEKNQVVFARRDTGEKSFVPQNELVARVGAMLETIQANLHDRAIKFRAANTFRVDTWDEFKSRTAGEGGAGFMLAHWCGQAACEKQIQEETKATIRCIPFDREKEAGKCVRCGNASDGRVVFAKSY; encoded by the coding sequence GTGGCAGACAAACTCACACCCCGCAGCCAGGATTTTTCCGAGTGGTACAATCAACTGGTTTTACGCGCGGAACTCGCGGATTACGGTCCGTCGCGCGGCTCGATGATCGTGCGCCCGTACGGATACGCGCTGTGGGAAAACATTCAACAGACGCTTGATCGCGGTTTCAAAAAGAACAGCGTTCGCAACGCATACTTTCCGCTCTTTATTCCGGAATCGTTCATTCACAAAGAAGCCGAGCACGTCGAAGGATTCGCGCCGCACCTCGCAGTTGTAACGATGGCGGGCGGACAAGAACTCGAAGAGAAACTCATCGTGCGTCCAACTTCGGAAACGATTGTCAACGACTCGGTGAAAAAGTGGGTGCGCTCGTACCGCGATTTGCCGATTCTGTTGAACTTGTGGAACAGCGTTGTGCGCTGGGAAATGCGGACAAAATTATTTTTGCGAACTTCGGAATTTCTCTGGCAGGAAGGGCACACTTCGCACGCGACGTTTGAAGAAGCGGACGAATTCGCGCTCAAGATGCTCGGCGTCTATCGCGATCTGGCGGAAAACTACGCCGCGCTCGCGCCGATTCCCGGTCGCAAAAGTGAATCGGAAAAATTTGCGGGCGCGCACACGACCTTCACGCTCGAAGCGATGATGGGCGATACGCGCGCGTTGCAATCCTGCACGTCGCACAACTTGGGCGACAATTTCGCGCGCGGGTTTGGTATCCAGTACCTCGCGCCGGACAATTCGCTCAAGTACGTGTGGCAGACCTCGTTCGGCTTGTCCACGCGCTTTATTGGCGCGATCATCATGACGCACGGCGACGATCAAGGTCTCGTGATGCCGCCGCGCATCGCGCCAACCCAGGTTGTCATCGTGCCGATTTGGCGCAAGGACGAGGAGAAAGCGCGCGTGTTGCAAGTCGCGAACAATCTGTGCGCCGCGCTCGGCGATTGCCGCGTCGAGGTGGACGCGCGCGAAGGCATGACGCCGGGGTTCAAGTTCAACGAGTGGGAACTGCGCGGCGTGCCGCTTCGCATCGAGGTCGGACCGAAAGACATTGAGAAGAATCAAGTCGTGTTTGCGCGGCGCGACACGGGCGAAAAATCGTTCGTGCCGCAAAACGAACTCGTCGCGCGCGTCGGCGCAATGCTCGAAACGATTCAAGCAAACCTGCATGACCGCGCGATAAAATTCCGCGCGGCGAATACGTTCCGCGTGGATACCTGGGATGAGTTCAAATCGCGCACGGCAGGCGAAGGCGGCGCTGGGTTCATGTTGGCGCACTGGTGTGGACAAGCCGCGTGCGAAAAACAAATCCAGGAAGAAACCAAAGCGACGATTCGGTGTATTCCGTTCGACCGCGAAAAAGAAGCCGGCAAATGTGTTCGTTGCGGCAACGCGTCCGATGGTCGCGTGGTGTTCGCTAAATCGTATTAA
- a CDS encoding class I SAM-dependent methyltransferase — protein sequence MPIESNRRGDAAPDIYYREKESAIYDLEYAWKTDDVEFWQTMAREYATDGRALELACGTLRIALPLAESGMRVTGVDISPFMLEHARKKLGRFAPDIQTRITLHEGDMRAVRLGERFNFVYLPFNTFLVLLTTQDQLALFETVRAHLAPGGVFVFDIFMPDINRLKVEHNPAWSLEVDQTIKDIGFRFQRDHARELDPLRQTMVIHFRMREFKDNVLLREWLSDLHIAYIFPRELEHLIARAGFEIVHFWGDYARHDFYSLTDPQKQIVVARAMR from the coding sequence ATGCCGATAGAGTCAAATCGTCGCGGTGATGCCGCGCCGGACATCTACTATCGCGAAAAAGAGTCCGCGATCTACGATCTGGAGTACGCGTGGAAAACGGACGACGTGGAATTCTGGCAGACGATGGCGCGCGAGTACGCGACGGATGGGCGCGCACTCGAACTTGCGTGTGGCACACTGCGGATCGCGTTGCCGCTTGCCGAGTCCGGCATGCGCGTGACCGGCGTGGACATTTCGCCGTTCATGCTCGAACACGCGCGCAAAAAACTCGGGCGGTTTGCGCCGGACATTCAGACGCGGATCACCTTGCACGAAGGCGATATGCGCGCGGTGCGGCTCGGCGAGCGATTCAATTTTGTTTATCTTCCGTTCAACACGTTTCTCGTTTTGCTCACCACGCAAGATCAGCTCGCGCTGTTCGAAACAGTGCGCGCACATCTCGCGCCGGGCGGCGTGTTCGTGTTCGATATTTTCATGCCCGACATCAACCGGCTCAAGGTCGAGCACAACCCCGCGTGGTCGCTCGAAGTGGATCAGACCATCAAGGACATTGGTTTTCGTTTCCAGCGCGATCATGCGCGCGAGTTGGATCCGCTTCGCCAGACGATGGTCATTCATTTTCGGATGCGCGAGTTCAAAGACAATGTGCTGCTGCGCGAGTGGTTGAGCGATCTCCACATCGCGTACATTTTTCCGCGCGAACTGGAGCATCTCATCGCGCGCGCGGGGTTCGAGATCGTTCATTTCTGGGGCGATTACGCGCGACACGATTTCTATTCGCTCACGGATCCGCAAAAGCAAATCGTCGTGGCGCGTGCGATGCGCTAG